A single genomic interval of Celeribacter indicus harbors:
- a CDS encoding TCR/Tet family MFS transporter, whose product MSRRLPVLFITFTMLIDSIGIGLIFPVMPDLIRELTGRTLADAAIWGGVLATGYAVMQFLFGPVVGNLSDRFGRRPVLISALLVLTVDYIVMALAPTIWLLLVARLLAGLTAATHSTAAAFMADISRPEDRERNFGYVHAALGVGFALGPMAGGLLAGIDTRAPFVAAALVAGANLVFGLVVMPESLPAGRRRPFRLARANPFAAFRAIGALQGVRSLLVVFGLYELAYFVYPAIWSFYGQEKFGFDARTIGLTLFVFGVSMGLAQAVLVGPLVRRFGAFRVAIGGIALDMVVFLSFGLTGSTTMIWIMSALSGISAISIPALQGMMSRAAPDDQQGELQGVTASIAALAMIVSPLVMTETFAIFSRPGTAHYLPGAPFLLSLLIVALGGAILLRWRTRQQVVPARP is encoded by the coding sequence ATGTCCCGCCGCCTGCCCGTCCTCTTCATCACCTTCACCATGCTGATCGACAGCATCGGGATCGGCCTGATCTTTCCGGTGATGCCCGATCTCATCCGGGAGCTGACGGGGCGCACGCTGGCCGATGCGGCGATCTGGGGCGGCGTGCTCGCCACCGGCTATGCGGTGATGCAGTTCCTCTTCGGTCCCGTCGTCGGCAATCTCTCCGACCGTTTCGGGCGCCGGCCGGTGCTGATCTCCGCGCTGCTCGTCCTGACCGTCGACTATATCGTCATGGCGCTGGCGCCAACGATCTGGCTCCTGCTCGTCGCGCGGTTGCTCGCGGGGCTGACGGCGGCCACCCATTCCACCGCCGCGGCCTTCATGGCCGACATCTCGCGGCCCGAGGACCGCGAGCGCAATTTCGGCTATGTCCATGCCGCGCTCGGAGTGGGTTTCGCGCTCGGGCCGATGGCCGGCGGGCTGCTCGCCGGGATCGACACCCGCGCGCCCTTCGTCGCCGCCGCACTCGTGGCGGGCGCGAACCTCGTCTTCGGCCTCGTCGTCATGCCCGAAAGCCTGCCCGCCGGCCGGCGCCGTCCCTTCCGCCTCGCCCGTGCCAATCCCTTCGCCGCCTTCCGCGCCATCGGCGCGCTTCAGGGCGTGCGCAGCCTGCTCGTCGTCTTCGGCCTCTACGAACTCGCCTATTTCGTCTATCCCGCGATCTGGTCCTTCTATGGACAGGAGAAATTCGGCTTCGACGCGCGCACGATCGGCCTCACGCTCTTCGTCTTCGGGGTCTCGATGGGGCTCGCGCAGGCGGTGCTCGTCGGCCCGCTGGTGCGCCGTTTCGGCGCGTTCCGCGTGGCAATCGGCGGGATCGCGCTCGACATGGTCGTGTTCCTCAGCTTCGGGCTGACCGGCAGCACCACGATGATCTGGATCATGAGCGCCCTTTCGGGGATCTCCGCAATCTCCATTCCCGCGCTCCAGGGCATGATGAGCCGCGCCGCGCCCGACGACCAGCAGGGCGAGTTGCAGGGGGTGACGGCCTCCATCGCCGCGCTCGCGATGATCGTGAGCCCGCTCGTGATGACGGAGACCTTCGCGATCTTCTCCCGCCCCGGCACGGCGCATTACCTGCCCGGCGCGCCCTTCCTCCTGTCGCTTCTGATCGTGGCGCTCGGCGGGGCGATCCTCCTGCGTTGGCGCACCCGCCAGCAGGTCGTCCCGGCCAGGCCATGA
- the pcaD gene encoding 3-oxoadipate enol-lactonase, whose translation MRIEVGEIGVNVEVSGPETGAPVVFAHALGTDLHLWDEVLPHLPPGLRLVRYDLRGHGGSDVPPGPYSMGTLVRDAEGLCDALEVRDAVFVGISLGGLIAQGLAVKRLDQVRALVLSNTAAKIGTRETWERRMEGIARDGMESLVAPTLERWFSPAFRRSAGARRWAEALRDTPPEGYLGCCAAIAGTDFYTPTSGLRLSCLGIAGGHDGATPPDLVRETLGVIPGARVELMRRSGHLPPVDAPEDFARLLGDFLREIGHA comes from the coding sequence ATGCGGATCGAGGTCGGCGAGATCGGAGTGAATGTCGAGGTGAGCGGGCCGGAGACCGGCGCGCCCGTCGTCTTCGCCCATGCGCTCGGCACCGACCTGCACCTGTGGGACGAGGTCCTGCCGCACCTGCCGCCGGGGCTGCGCCTCGTGCGCTACGACCTGCGCGGGCATGGCGGCTCCGACGTGCCGCCCGGCCCCTATTCGATGGGCACGCTCGTGCGCGATGCCGAAGGGCTGTGCGACGCGCTCGAAGTGAGGGACGCCGTCTTCGTCGGGATCTCCCTCGGCGGACTGATCGCGCAGGGCCTCGCCGTGAAACGCCTCGACCAGGTGCGCGCGCTGGTGCTGTCGAACACGGCGGCGAAGATCGGCACGCGGGAAACCTGGGAGCGCCGGATGGAGGGCATCGCACGCGACGGGATGGAAAGCCTCGTCGCCCCGACGCTCGAGCGCTGGTTCTCCCCCGCCTTCCGCCGCAGCGCGGGCGCGCGCAGATGGGCAGAGGCGCTGCGCGACACGCCGCCCGAGGGCTATCTCGGCTGCTGCGCGGCGATCGCGGGCACGGATTTCTACACGCCCACCTCCGGGCTCAGGCTCTCCTGCCTCGGCATCGCCGGCGGACATGACGGCGCCACCCCGCCCGATCTCGTGCGCGAAACGCTGGGCGTCATTCCCGGCGCCCGAGTCGAACTCATGCGCCGCTCCGGCCACCTGCCGCCGGTCGATGCGCCGGAAGACTTCGCGCGTCTTCTGGGCGACTTCCTGCGCGAGATCGGACACGCCTGA
- a CDS encoding alpha/beta fold hydrolase, with protein sequence MPDFFTTPDGLRLAYDIAGEGPPLLCLAGLTRNMDDFEPVVAEFSRRAQVIRLDSRGRGGSDPAPDPLTYTVPQEGADALALLDHLGIGRAAILGTSRGGLIAMSLAATAKQRLAGVVLNDIGPVIEPAGLSAIMDYLGRPSAYRSFEQAADRLPRALGRDFPGVSREGWLRYARRIWNEGPDRLENRYDPRLREAIEVQSVTGAVPDLWPLFDAFAGLPLALLRGENSNLLSRETMREMRRRRPDMIAAEVPDRGHVPFLDEAESVTVLSAFLDRVGAR encoded by the coding sequence ATGCCGGATTTCTTCACCACGCCCGACGGGCTCCGCCTCGCCTATGACATCGCCGGGGAGGGGCCGCCGCTCCTCTGCCTTGCCGGGCTCACGCGCAACATGGACGATTTCGAGCCGGTCGTGGCGGAATTTTCCCGCCGCGCACAGGTGATCCGCCTCGACAGCCGCGGACGCGGCGGCTCCGATCCCGCACCCGACCCCCTCACCTACACCGTCCCGCAGGAGGGCGCGGATGCGCTCGCCCTGCTCGACCATCTCGGCATCGGCCGCGCCGCCATCCTCGGCACCTCGCGCGGCGGGCTGATCGCGATGAGCCTCGCCGCGACGGCGAAACAGCGCCTTGCGGGGGTGGTCCTCAACGACATCGGGCCGGTGATCGAGCCGGCGGGCCTCTCCGCGATCATGGACTATCTCGGCCGCCCCTCCGCCTACCGTTCCTTCGAACAGGCCGCCGACCGCCTGCCCCGCGCGCTCGGCCGCGACTTCCCCGGCGTCTCCCGCGAGGGCTGGCTGCGCTATGCCCGCCGGATCTGGAACGAGGGGCCGGACCGGCTCGAGAACCGATATGACCCGCGGCTGCGCGAGGCGATCGAGGTGCAGAGCGTGACCGGCGCCGTGCCCGATCTCTGGCCGCTCTTCGACGCCTTCGCGGGCCTGCCGCTCGCCCTTCTGCGCGGAGAGAACTCCAATCTCCTGAGCCGCGAGACCATGCGGGAAATGCGGCGCCGCCGCCCCGACATGATCGCCGCGGAGGTACCGGACCGCGGCCATGTGCCCTTTCTCGACGAGGCGGAGAGCGTCACCGTCCTCTCCGCCTTCCTCGACCGCGTCGGCGCCCGCTGA
- a CDS encoding enoyl-ACP reductase FabI, giving the protein MAHLLKGKRGLVMGVANDRSIAWGIAKACADEGADLAFSYQGEAFGKRLAPLAESVGSDLMIDVDVTSPERMDAAFAMIADRWGKLDFVVHAIAYSDKSELTGRFRDTTVENFKNSMHISCYSFIDVGRRAAELMPDGGSLITLTFQGSQTVIPNYNVMGVAKAALETSVKYLANDLGPQKIRVNAISPGPMKTLAGSAIGGARRTFKHAEQNTPLRENATLEAIGGTAVYLNSDGGACTTGEIIHVDGGYHIIGMPQFDNL; this is encoded by the coding sequence ATGGCACACCTTCTCAAAGGCAAACGCGGGCTCGTGATGGGCGTCGCCAACGACCGTTCCATCGCCTGGGGTATCGCGAAAGCCTGCGCCGACGAGGGCGCGGACCTTGCCTTCTCGTATCAGGGCGAGGCGTTCGGAAAGCGCCTCGCCCCCCTCGCCGAAAGCGTCGGCTCGGATCTGATGATCGACGTCGACGTGACCAGCCCGGAGCGGATGGACGCCGCCTTCGCGATGATCGCGGACCGCTGGGGCAAGCTCGACTTCGTCGTGCACGCCATCGCCTATTCGGACAAGTCCGAACTGACGGGACGGTTCCGCGACACCACCGTCGAGAATTTCAAGAACTCGATGCACATCTCCTGCTACAGCTTCATCGACGTCGGCCGCCGCGCCGCCGAACTGATGCCGGACGGCGGCTCGCTCATCACCCTGACCTTCCAGGGGTCGCAGACGGTGATCCCGAATTACAACGTCATGGGCGTGGCCAAGGCGGCGCTCGAGACCTCGGTGAAATATCTCGCCAACGATCTCGGCCCGCAGAAGATCCGCGTCAACGCGATCTCCCCCGGTCCGATGAAGACGCTCGCAGGGTCCGCCATCGGCGGGGCCCGGCGCACCTTCAAGCACGCCGAACAGAACACCCCCCTGCGCGAGAACGCCACGCTCGAGGCGATCGGTGGCACGGCGGTCTACCTGAACTCCGACGGCGGCGCCTGCACGACCGGCGAGATCATCCATGTCGACGGCGGCTATCACATCATCGGCATGCCCCAGTTCGACAACCTCTGA
- the fabB gene encoding beta-ketoacyl-ACP synthase I, whose translation MRRVVVTGLGVVSSIGNNAGEVLASLRAGKSGITANEQMKEHGFRSQIAGDVKIDIREHVDKRALRFMGPGAAYAYIAMSQAIADAGLEEGDVVNPRTGLIAGSGGPSTSSMFAAHQTVLNSGSPKKIGPFAVPKCMGSTISANLATSYKIKGINYSITSACSTSLHCIGSASEQIMMGKQDIMFAGGGEELDWTLSCLFDAMGAMSSKFNDTPEKASRAFDVSRDGFVISGGGAILVLEELEHARARGAKIYAEVTGFGATSDGADMVAPSGEGGERAMRLALQTLGEGRKVGYINAHGTSTPVGDVGEVEAVRRVFGEGTTPLISSTKSMTGHSQGATGAQEAVYCLLMLQNDFIAPSINVETLDPAIHEGEIATRLVENAGLDTVMTNSFGFGGTNGSMLLSKYHG comes from the coding sequence ATGCGTCGCGTCGTCGTCACCGGACTGGGGGTCGTCTCCTCCATCGGCAACAACGCCGGGGAAGTGCTCGCCTCGCTCAGGGCAGGCAAATCCGGTATCACCGCCAACGAGCAGATGAAGGAACACGGCTTCCGCTCGCAGATCGCGGGCGACGTGAAGATCGACATCAGGGAGCATGTCGACAAGCGGGCCCTGCGCTTCATGGGACCGGGCGCCGCCTATGCCTATATCGCCATGTCCCAGGCCATCGCGGATGCCGGTCTGGAGGAGGGCGACGTGGTCAACCCCCGCACCGGCCTCATCGCAGGCTCGGGCGGACCCTCCACCTCCTCGATGTTTGCCGCGCACCAGACCGTGCTGAACTCCGGCAGCCCGAAGAAGATCGGCCCCTTCGCCGTGCCGAAATGCATGGGCTCGACGATCTCCGCGAACCTCGCCACCTCCTACAAGATCAAGGGGATCAACTATTCGATCACCTCGGCCTGCTCGACCTCCCTGCATTGCATCGGCTCGGCGTCGGAACAGATCATGATGGGCAAGCAGGACATCATGTTCGCCGGCGGCGGCGAAGAACTCGACTGGACCCTGTCCTGCCTGTTCGACGCGATGGGCGCGATGTCCTCGAAATTCAACGACACGCCGGAGAAGGCCTCCCGTGCCTTCGACGTGAGCCGCGACGGCTTCGTGATCAGCGGCGGCGGCGCGATCCTCGTGCTCGAGGAGCTCGAACATGCCAGGGCGCGCGGCGCGAAGATCTATGCCGAGGTGACCGGCTTCGGCGCGACCTCCGACGGGGCCGACATGGTCGCACCCTCGGGCGAGGGCGGCGAACGGGCGATGCGGCTCGCGCTCCAGACGCTCGGGGAAGGCCGCAAGGTCGGCTATATCAACGCCCACGGCACCTCGACCCCGGTCGGCGACGTGGGCGAGGTCGAGGCGGTGCGCCGCGTCTTCGGCGAGGGCACGACGCCGCTCATCTCCTCCACGAAATCCATGACCGGCCACAGCCAGGGCGCCACCGGCGCGCAGGAGGCGGTCTATTGCCTCCTCATGCTCCAGAACGACTTCATCGCCCCCTCGATCAATGTCGAGACCCTCGATCCGGCGATCCACGAGGGCGAGATCGCGACACGGCTCGTCGAGAACGCCGGGCTCGACACGGTGATGACCAACAGCTTCGGCTTCGGCGGCACCAACGGGTCCATGCTCTTGTCGAAATATCACGGGTAA
- the fabA gene encoding bifunctional 3-hydroxydecanoyl-ACP dehydratase/trans-2-decenoyl-ACP isomerase, producing the protein MADYPTSFTKEDLLKCAAGELFGPGNAQLPAPPMLMMDRITDISADGGAHGKGHVVAEFDITPDLWFFECHFPGNPIMPGCLGLDGLWQLTGFNLGWRGWQGRGYALGVGEVKLTGMVRPDRKMLTYKVDFKKAVQSRRLTMGVADGIVEADGDLIYQVTDMKVALSES; encoded by the coding sequence ATGGCCGATTACCCGACGAGTTTCACCAAGGAAGACCTGCTGAAATGCGCCGCAGGAGAGCTGTTCGGTCCGGGCAACGCCCAGCTTCCGGCCCCGCCGATGCTGATGATGGATCGCATCACCGACATCTCCGCCGACGGCGGGGCGCATGGCAAGGGGCATGTCGTTGCGGAATTCGACATCACGCCGGACCTGTGGTTCTTCGAATGCCATTTCCCCGGCAATCCGATCATGCCCGGCTGTCTCGGCCTCGACGGGCTGTGGCAGCTCACCGGCTTCAACCTCGGCTGGCGCGGCTGGCAGGGGCGCGGCTATGCGCTCGGCGTGGGCGAGGTCAAGCTCACCGGCATGGTGCGCCCGGACCGCAAGATGCTGACCTACAAGGTGGATTTCAAGAAGGCCGTGCAAAGCCGCCGCCTCACCATGGGCGTCGCCGACGGGATCGTGGAGGCCGATGGCGACCTGATCTACCAGGTCACCGACATGAAGGTCGCGCTCTCCGAAAGCTGA
- the irrA gene encoding iron response transcriptional regulator IrrA translates to MTQIDETMTRRGETWLSGANVRPTRQRVALASLLIGDGHDRHVTAESLFAAARDAGEKVSLATVYNTLRAFCEAGLMQEVTVDGSRSYFDTNMDEHPHFFWEDNGELTDAPARELKIERLPSAPDGMEIASVDVVIRLRPKAQ, encoded by the coding sequence ATGACCCAGATCGACGAGACCATGACCCGCCGCGGTGAAACGTGGCTTTCCGGCGCGAATGTGCGTCCGACGCGGCAACGCGTCGCGCTCGCGAGCCTGCTGATCGGCGACGGCCACGACCGGCACGTCACGGCCGAAAGCCTTTTCGCCGCCGCCCGCGATGCCGGGGAGAAAGTGTCGCTCGCGACCGTCTACAACACGCTGCGCGCCTTTTGCGAGGCGGGGCTGATGCAGGAGGTGACGGTCGACGGCTCGCGCTCCTATTTCGACACGAACATGGACGAGCACCCGCATTTCTTCTGGGAAGACAATGGCGAGTTGACCGATGCGCCGGCGCGCGAGCTGAAGATCGAGCGGCTTCCCTCCGCGCCCGACGGGATGGAAATCGCCTCCGTCGATGTGGTGATCCGGCTTCGCCCGAAAGCGCAGTGA
- a CDS encoding DNA-3-methyladenine glycosylase I, giving the protein MSLFADEAGLHRCGWCASDPEYIRYHDEEWGYPVADDRRLFEKICLEGFQSGLSWWTILRKRENFRVAFAGFDFHEVARFGEGDVARLLADAGIVRHRGKIAATINNAARAIETEREFGSLAAYFWSFEPEADEKGGAEIVATTPTAIRLSKDLKRRGWAFVGPTTCYAFMQAMGLVNDHFAGCAHRAKAEEARRSFTVPRR; this is encoded by the coding sequence ATGTCGCTTTTCGCCGATGAGGCCGGTCTGCACCGCTGTGGCTGGTGCGCCTCCGATCCCGAATATATCCGCTATCACGACGAGGAATGGGGCTATCCGGTCGCCGACGACCGGCGCCTGTTCGAGAAGATCTGTCTCGAAGGGTTCCAGTCGGGCCTGTCCTGGTGGACCATCCTGCGCAAGCGGGAGAATTTCCGCGTCGCCTTCGCCGGGTTCGACTTTCACGAGGTCGCGCGGTTCGGGGAGGGGGATGTCGCGCGGCTCCTTGCCGATGCGGGCATCGTGCGCCATCGCGGCAAGATCGCCGCGACGATCAACAACGCCGCCCGCGCCATCGAGACGGAGCGTGAATTCGGGTCGCTCGCGGCCTATTTCTGGTCCTTCGAACCCGAGGCGGACGAGAAGGGCGGGGCGGAGATCGTCGCCACCACGCCGACCGCCATCCGCCTGTCGAAGGATCTCAAGCGGCGCGGCTGGGCCTTTGTCGGGCCGACGACCTGTTATGCCTTCATGCAGGCGATGGGGCTGGTGAACGACCATTTCGCCGGCTGCGCCCATCGGGCGAAGGCCGAGGAGGCCCGGCGGAGTTTCACCGTGCCGCGGCGCTGA
- a CDS encoding FAD-binding oxidoreductase, whose translation MSTLLTLEKNEPVTHDTRHLVFTKPEDFNFTPGEAVKMKILREGLRDEERPFSPVSDPEGDTIEFIIKSYPDHNGVTKEIPTLRKGEMVEVSDPHGAIHDKGPGVFIAGGAGITPFLGILRERLRQNGSLSDCTLIFSNKTERDIICREEFENAPGLRTVFTVTEEPDGEHVAHRPVDRDFLADHIDPTGKHFYVCGPKPMISDVVDDLKSLGVPEARIVIEDLD comes from the coding sequence ATGTCCACGCTTCTGACGCTTGAGAAGAACGAACCCGTCACCCATGACACGCGACACCTGGTGTTCACGAAACCGGAGGATTTCAACTTCACGCCCGGCGAGGCGGTCAAGATGAAGATCCTGCGCGAGGGCCTGCGCGACGAGGAACGGCCGTTCTCGCCGGTGAGCGATCCGGAGGGCGACACGATCGAGTTCATCATCAAGTCCTATCCGGACCATAATGGCGTGACGAAGGAGATCCCCACCCTGCGCAAGGGCGAGATGGTGGAGGTCTCCGATCCTCACGGGGCGATCCACGACAAGGGGCCGGGCGTCTTCATCGCCGGCGGCGCCGGGATCACGCCCTTTCTGGGCATTCTGCGCGAGCGGCTGCGACAGAACGGATCGCTGTCCGATTGCACGCTGATCTTCTCCAACAAGACGGAGAGGGACATCATCTGCCGCGAGGAATTCGAGAATGCGCCCGGCCTGCGCACGGTCTTCACCGTCACCGAGGAGCCGGATGGTGAGCATGTGGCGCATCGGCCCGTCGACCGCGATTTCCTCGCCGATCACATCGACCCGACGGGCAAGCATTTCTACGTCTGCGGTCCGAAGCCGATGATCTCGGACGTGGTCGATGACCTGAAGTCGCTGGGCGTGCCCGAGGCGCGGATCGTGATCGAGGATCTGGACTGA
- a CDS encoding FKBP-type peptidyl-prolyl cis-trans isomerase, whose amino-acid sequence MTEVKSGDKVRIHYIGTLQDGTVFDSSEGREPLEFTVGAGQIIPGLDKHLPGMSLGEKKTVVAVADEAYGQRQPDAQQAVPREQIPPEIPLEVGLQLQMQSPQGQVIPVTVVNVTDEAVTLDANHRLAGEDLTFAIEVVEILPAA is encoded by the coding sequence ATGACCGAAGTCAAATCGGGCGACAAAGTCCGTATCCACTACATCGGCACGTTGCAGGACGGGACCGTCTTCGACAGTTCGGAGGGCCGCGAGCCGCTCGAGTTCACCGTCGGTGCGGGTCAGATCATTCCGGGCCTCGACAAGCACTTGCCGGGCATGAGCCTCGGCGAGAAGAAGACCGTGGTCGCGGTCGCGGACGAAGCCTACGGCCAGCGCCAGCCCGACGCCCAGCAGGCGGTGCCGCGCGAACAGATCCCGCCGGAGATCCCGCTCGAGGTCGGCCTCCAGCTCCAGATGCAGAGCCCGCAGGGCCAGGTGATTCCCGTCACGGTCGTGAACGTCACCGACGAGGCCGTCACGCTCGACGCCAATCACCGCCTCGCGGGGGAGGACCTCACCTTCGCGATCGAAGTGGTGGAGATCCTTCCGGCCGCCTGA
- the miaB gene encoding tRNA (N6-isopentenyl adenosine(37)-C2)-methylthiotransferase MiaB translates to MSETKTDTKKLYIKTYGCQMNVYDSERMAEALGGSGYTEVSSPEEADMILLNTCHIREKAAEKVYSELGRYKDLKDAKPGLKIGVAGCVAQAEGEEIMRRQPMVDLVVGPQSYHKLPQLEAKAGLGVKALDTDFPEEDKFEHLKSRPKARRAPAAFLTVQEGCDKFCAFCVVPYTRGAEVSRPVTRVLSEARDLVERGVREITLLGQNVNAYHGAAEGGTWGLARLIRALAEVEGLERIRFTTSHPNDMEDDLIAAHGDCGKLMPYLHLPVQSGSDRILKAMNRKHRAEDYLRLIGRIRAARPDIALSGDFIVGFPGESDQDFEDTMALVREVGYASAFSFKYSPRPGTPAAEKGDRMVDPEVASERLHRLQALITEQQRAFQDAMVGREVSVLFEKPGRMPGQMVGKSDYLHAVHVTGAEVAVGDIRRVRIIGSGPNSLGGEIVG, encoded by the coding sequence ATGTCCGAGACCAAGACCGACACCAAGAAGCTCTATATCAAGACCTATGGCTGTCAGATGAACGTCTATGACAGCGAGCGCATGGCCGAGGCTCTGGGCGGATCGGGCTATACCGAGGTCTCCTCGCCGGAAGAGGCGGACATGATCCTTCTGAACACCTGCCACATTCGCGAGAAGGCGGCGGAAAAGGTCTATTCCGAACTCGGGCGCTACAAGGATCTGAAGGATGCGAAGCCCGGCCTCAAGATCGGGGTCGCGGGCTGCGTCGCGCAGGCCGAGGGCGAGGAGATCATGCGCCGTCAGCCGATGGTGGACCTTGTCGTGGGGCCGCAGTCCTATCACAAGCTGCCGCAGCTCGAGGCCAAGGCAGGGCTGGGGGTGAAGGCGCTCGACACGGATTTCCCGGAGGAAGACAAGTTCGAGCATCTGAAATCCCGCCCGAAGGCGCGGCGTGCGCCGGCGGCGTTTCTCACCGTCCAGGAGGGCTGCGACAAGTTCTGCGCCTTCTGCGTCGTGCCCTATACGCGCGGTGCCGAGGTGTCGCGCCCCGTCACGCGGGTGCTGTCGGAGGCGCGCGACCTCGTGGAGCGCGGGGTGCGGGAGATCACGCTTCTGGGCCAGAACGTCAACGCCTATCACGGCGCGGCGGAGGGGGGCACCTGGGGGCTTGCGCGGCTCATCCGTGCCCTGGCCGAGGTGGAGGGGCTCGAGCGCATCCGCTTCACCACGTCGCATCCGAACGACATGGAGGACGACCTGATCGCCGCGCATGGCGATTGCGGGAAGCTCATGCCCTATCTTCATCTGCCGGTGCAGTCAGGCTCCGACCGGATCCTCAAGGCGATGAACCGCAAGCACAGGGCGGAGGACTATCTCCGCCTCATCGGCCGCATTCGCGCGGCCCGTCCCGACATCGCGCTTTCCGGCGATTTCATCGTCGGCTTTCCGGGGGAGAGCGATCAGGATTTCGAGGACACGATGGCACTTGTGCGGGAGGTCGGTTACGCCTCCGCCTTCTCCTTCAAATATTCCCCGCGTCCCGGCACGCCAGCGGCGGAGAAGGGCGACAGGATGGTCGATCCGGAGGTCGCCTCCGAGCGGCTCCACCGCCTTCAGGCGCTCATCACGGAGCAGCAGCGTGCCTTCCAGGACGCGATGGTCGGCCGTGAGGTCTCCGTCCTGTTCGAGAAGCCGGGGCGGATGCCCGGCCAGATGGTCGGCAAGTCGGACTACCTCCATGCCGTCCATGTCACCGGTGCGGAGGTCGCCGTGGGCGATATCCGCCGGGTCAGAATCATCGGGAGCGGGCCGAATTCCCTCGGCGGTGAAATCGTCGGCTGA
- a CDS encoding OmpA family protein — MTTGFLAKGRAVLTAFSVAALAAGTGAATAQMVPGTVNGEVYTPTIWIDPDGCEHWVMDDGAEGYMDLKRDRQGNPTCHPVKTCAVMNSDQLFATDSSRISAAGRQRLGDFFRQAGAMAYIIVGHTDSRASDEYNMRLSYNRANAVAKIAQSAGARIADVRGYGERMPKASNATAAGMAQNRRVEIICIK; from the coding sequence GTGACCACAGGATTCCTGGCAAAGGGGCGGGCGGTACTGACCGCATTTTCGGTGGCGGCACTGGCCGCCGGTACGGGGGCGGCGACGGCGCAGATGGTGCCGGGCACGGTGAACGGCGAGGTCTACACGCCGACGATCTGGATCGACCCGGACGGCTGCGAGCACTGGGTGATGGATGACGGCGCCGAGGGCTACATGGATCTCAAGCGCGACCGCCAGGGCAATCCGACCTGCCATCCGGTGAAGACCTGCGCGGTGATGAATTCCGACCAGCTCTTCGCGACCGACAGTTCCCGGATCTCCGCCGCGGGGCGTCAGCGCCTGGGCGATTTCTTCCGCCAGGCGGGCGCGATGGCCTATATCATCGTCGGCCATACCGACAGCCGCGCCTCCGACGAATACAACATGCGCCTGAGCTACAACCGGGCGAATGCGGTGGCGAAGATCGCGCAATCGGCCGGGGCGCGCATCGCGGATGTGCGCGGCTATGGCGAACGGATGCCGAAGGCGTCGAATGCGACCGCCGCCGGCATGGCCCAGAACCGCCGCGTCGAAATCATCTGCATCAAGTGA